The nucleotide sequence TCCTTATCTAAGAAAATTAGTAGTGAAAATCTTGTAGATGTATCTAAAGATTTTTACATCATAAGAGCTAAGAAAGAGCCTGAAGAACTTGAACTTATAAAGAAAGCAGGAGACATTACGAGTTCGGCTATGAAAATCTCCTCTGAGAAAATTCATGAAGAATATGTTTCAGAGAAACAGTTAGCAGGATTAATAGATATGACAATGAGGAATGAAGGAGCTGAAGAATATGCATTCTCCTCTATTGTTGCTTTTGCCGAGAATTCCGCTTTTCCACATCATATTCCAACAGATAGAGTTATCAAGAATGGGGAAAATGCGGTAATAGATATTGGTGCAAGATACAATAATTATTGCTTTGATAGTACTAGAACTTTCGTTAAGAGTAACAATGATGAGGTAAAGAAAGTCTATGAAATAGTCCTTCAAGCCCAAGAAGAAGCAATAGATGCAGTGCGAGATGGAACAAGAGCATCAGAAATTGATAGGATAGCTAGAAATGTAATAGAGAAGGCGGGATATGGTAAATACTTCGTTCATTCAACTGGTCATGGTGTAGGAATAGAGATTCATGAGTATCCTTCCATTTCATTGAGTTCTGATGCTATACTTGAAGAGGATATGGTAATTACAGTAGAGCCAGGTATTTACCTTAAAGGAAAGTTCGGAATTAGAATTGAAGATACAATAATTGTCACAAAGAAGAAACCCATCGTACTTGAGACTATTTATAAGTATCTATAAAAAGACCAATCAAAATTTTTAGCATTAACATTTTAATAATGTCATCGCACAACTATATTACTTGGTATGGAACAGGAAAGTTTAAATCAAGAAAGACTCGTTGAGGAAATTGCAAAGAGAGTTAAGGAGATTCTACAGCTTATTGGAGAAGATACTGAAAGAGAGGGACTTAAGGAAACACCAGAGAGAGTAGCAAAGGCTTTACTTGAAATGACGTCAGCTTTGAGATCTCCTCAACCCTATATAAAGGTATTTTCCTTAGCAGAAAATGAAAACTCCAGTGTAGAAGATCAAATAGTTCTAGTAAAGGACATTTCGTTCTCGTCATTATGTGAACATCATTTACTGCCAATAATAGGAAAGGTCCATGTTGCATATGTTGTTGGTAAGAGCGGAAAGGTAGCTGGCTTAAGTAAAATAATAAGGCTTGTAAATTATTATGCCTCAAGACCACAGATCCAGGAAAGACTAGTGGAACAAATTGCAGAAGCCATTATGAAGAGTGATATTCAACCGAAAGGAGTTATGGTAATTGGAGACGCATTGCATATGTGCACTTATGTTAGAGGGGTAAAGGATAGGGAAGCTAGCTTAATATCATTATCCACTAGAGGAATATTCAGTACGAAGCCTTCCTTGAAGAGTCAGGTATTTAGGCTGATTAACACGTCTAAGAAGTCATCAACTTTTTTATGAGCTAGTGCGATATATAATTTGAATTGAGTGATTCGAAAAATAAAATAATTAATATCCTAAAAAATTACGGTGAGTTATCACAATCAGATTTAGTGAAACTTAGTCAAATGTCTAAGAGTAGAGTATCAGAGATATTATCAGAATTGGAGAAAGACGGTATAATTGAAAGAAGAAGACTAATAGGAAAGAACTTAGCAATTAGATTATCTTCTAGCAAATTTTTGAGTATTGGTATAATAAAGGCTGCTGAATATCCTTTTGTGGTTCCTTTCGTAAGGTCTTTGAAAGATAAGGGATTCATTGTTGATGTGAAAATTTACAATAATGGTTTAGATCTAACCAGAGACTTAGCTACAGGAAAAATAGATATGGGTTTCTCGCCCTTGGTTACTCAATTAATATTTCAAAAAATTTTCAATGATTTTAAGATAATTGCAGGAGGAGCAAGGGGTGGAGGTGCAATAGTAGGAAATAGCCTGGACAGTTACATAGGCTCTACAGCATTATCTAGCATGGAATTATGGACAATGCTCTTTGACCCTCATCTAGATATTGTAGAGTATGAGAGTCCTGAACATTTAATTATGTCGTTAAATACCAAAAGAACTAATGCCATAAGTATATGGGAGCCCTATCCCACCATACTTACGAGAAATGGATATAAGATTCTTCATAGATTTGATGAGCATAATTGTTGTACATTAGCTGTTAATAGTAGGTTAGATTCAGAATTTTTACTGGAAATATACTACGATAGTTTTCAGAAGTTTCTATCACAAAAGGATAGATGGATACAGGATTATTCAAACCTTGTTGGAATAGAGTATAATATTTTAAAAGAAGCTACAAATAATTATATTTTTGATCCGATTATAGATTTAGAGTATATTAAAAAGAATCTTAGAAGAAATAATGTTTTGGTGTAGTTTTTAAGAATCTAGATACTGATATATTTCCATAGGATGTGGATATAGTTGCATCATTTTTGCTTCTTCTTTCTTTAGGTCTAGATATGCTTGTAATATTGAAGAGTTGAATACTGGCTTCAGGAATTCATTATCACTCTCTAACTCATTCAAAGCTTCATCTAATGATCCTGGTAATTCTCTTATTTTCAGGCTCCTTTTCTTCTCTTCACTCATATGATATATGTTTTCGTCCACTGGATCACCTGGGTCTAGTTTTCTTCTGATTCCATCTAAACCTGCCATAAGTATTGCAGAGAATACAAGGTAGGGATTAGATGAAGGGTCAGGTGGTCTGTATTCTAACCTTTTAGCTTTTTCCATTCCCTTGTAATAGGCTGGAATTCTTATTGCAGCACTTCTGTTAGATTTACTCCAAACCAAGTATACAGGGGCTTCATACCCTGGCACTAAACGTCTATAACTATTAGTGGTTGGTGCGACTATTGCGCTTAATGCTCTGCCATGTTCTAAGAGACCGCCTATAATGTATCTACCTATTTGGCTTAATTCTGCATATTCATCATTAGGATCATACATTAGATTTTTCCCATCTTTTGTCCACAAACTAAAGTGAGTATGCATACCACTACCGTTGTCTCCGAAGAATGGTTTTGGCATAAATGTCGCTATCATACCACGTTTACTTGCAATGTTCTTTGTTACATATTTAAGAACCTGTACTTTATCTGCAGTATCAGCTAATGTGGAGAATCTGAAATCTATCTCACCTTGACCTGCTGTTGCTACTTCATGATGAGCTGCTTCTATTGTAAACCCAAAGTAGTCTACTAAAGTACTTATAATTTCCAAGCGTATATCCATTAATTGATCAACTGGTGATGCAGGATAGTATCCTTCTTTATACCTTATTACATATCCGCCATTCTTAGACCATGGTGCTTCTCTGGAATGTATTTTATATCCTGTTCCGCTTTGAGGTAATGATGCGTCTACCTCTACTTTATCGAACACGAAAAATTCTAGTTCCGGTCCGAAATAACTTACATACCCTTGTTCGCTCTGGTATTTTTCTGCCTCTTCGGCTATCCCTCTTGGATCTCTCTCAAATCTACCTTTTCCACCTCCCCAGAATACCTTAGTCAGTACTCTTGCGACACCTTGCATCCAAGGTATTAGTGTCATTGTTTGAGGTATTGGTAATAATACCATATCGCTTTCATAAATACTGGTGAATCCCTTTATGCTGCTTCCGTCTAACTTACCGAATCCAACCTTAAACGAGCTTTCATCAAATTCATTTGATGGTATTGTTATATGTTGCAATTTACCTAGGAGATCTGTAAATTGTAAATCAACCCATTTTATATTATTACTTTTCAAAAACTCTAGTGCTTCATGTTCATTTTTTGGAAGTCCTGGCATGTGGTACTAATTATTGAAAGGCTATAAAAATATAACTGGGCTTAGTGTAAAAACTTTTCAAAAATATATACCTATTTTCTCATGACAGATTGTATAAATGTAAAATTTCATGATACTCTTTTTAAGATACCGTTCTCCATTATATACATACACTCACTATATTTAGAGTCATCCAGATCTTGAGATACGAAAATAATTCTAATATCATGTTTTTTTGATAGCGAGATGTAATTTTGAATGAAAAGATCCTTATTGTTAATGTTAGAAAAGGCTTCGTCTATTAGTATGTATTTTGGGCTAGACAATAACGCAGTAACCAAGGAGACTTTCTCTCTCATTCCGAGACTTAAGTCCCTTAATTTTTTGTTTTCATCTACGTCTTTTATCAGTTCCATACTCTCATCTAGTATTTTTTCATTTTTATTTCTTGATTTTCTCAGTCCATAATATAAATGCTTCATTACTGAGAGGTTCGGTATATATGAGTCTGGTGTGACTAGGACTAGGTCTCTTTTCCAGGGGGGAAGTTTGGAAACTTCAGTACCATCAATTTTTATATATCCTTCATCGAAGTCAACTAGACCTGCTAGAATTTTAAGTAATGTAGTTTTACCACTTCCATTTTTTCCATGAATAAAAATAATTTTACTGTCCTCATTTATTTCAGCATTTAATAAGAAATTCCCTAGTTTTTTCTTTATTCTAGCCTCAATTAGAGACATATTTTTTCACATATTCCTCTAATATTTCTTCCTCTACCGCACCTACGACCTGGTCAACTAGTTTTCCGCCAACGAATATCAGTGTAGTAGGTATATTTAGTACTCCAAATTTATCTGCAGAATTAGCATTGTCATCTACATTGAGTCTACCGAAAACAGCTTTTCCCTTATATTTTAATGCGACTCTTTTGAACACAGGTTCGTATAAATGACACGGACCACACCAAGGAGCCCAACAATCCACAAATACTACATTGTTTTTACTAATTATTTCATCTATATTCCCATCATTTATCTGAACTGTAGGATCCTCAGTTTGAATCATATTTTTGGCTTTTTCTTCTAGCTTTCTTGATATATCATTAATTAATTGATTTAATTCATTCTCGTCCATTTTATTCACAATATACATTAACTTTTTCTTCGTATAAAAATTAATTCTATTGGTTCGTAAATCTAAATGTTAACAGATCTAAGATCTACAATTATTCCTGATTTTTATTTTTCAAAACAAGCAAACATCATCGATATTTAAAGTCCTAAACAATTTTAATATACAAGCATTTATCCCCTTTATCAACTACTTATAAGCAGATGAAAGTACACTGATTATAGTTAGTAATAGTGATTAGGATGATAAGGGTAATAGGCTTATCACGAATTCATATCACTCTGTTGGATTTAGAGGGTTTATATGGGCGTATAGATGGTGGAGTTGGAGTAGCCTTAAAATATCCTAGAGTTGTTATGAGGAATGGAGACTGTACGACAGTCAACATATCGCTTCCCTTTAGAATGCCTTCCGTATGTATAGAAGAGGATTATGAAGCTCATGTTGGACTTGGACATACCACACAATTCTTACTTTCAGCCGCTAAGCTAGCAGCTGAGTATAATCTAAAGAATGTGGATGTAGTAGATCTAGCAAGGATTGTGAAAAGGGGCGGGACCTCAGGTGTCGGTGTTTATGCTTTTAAATACGGGGGATTTATAGTCGATGCAGGGCATTCTGTAAAGGTTAAGCAAAATATAGCCCCTTCAGATTTCTCCGATGCCCCACCCCCTCCACTCATGACCAGATATTCGTTTCCTTGGTATATCTATATAAATACACCTTCATATGGTAGACGAATTTTTGGTGTAGAAGAACTAAATGCGTTCAAGAAGGAAGTTAAGGGTACTAGTGAGGTAATCAGAGTAACTTTTATGGAGTTAGTACCTGCTGTAATAGATCATGATATCTCATCCGCACTCGATGCTATAGCCAAGATACAAAATCTTGGATTTAAAAGAATCGAAGTTAACATGCAGACTGAGCAGGTTAGGGATCTTATGAAATCCATGTATAATAAGGGATTTCCGGCAGGTATATCGTCTTTTGGACCTACGGTTTATACTTTCGTAAACACTAAGAGAGAAGGTGAAGAGTTAGTGTCATATTTTGGTGGTCTTGTAACTGAACCTAATAATGAAGGGGCGAAGGTAATTTGGTCAAAAGACTAGAGTACGATGAATTTGTCCTGGATGAGCTGAGGAAGGTTTCAGGAACTAAATTTAACTCTTTACTTGACTCTTTACTAGTACCAAATAGTAGACTCTACATCAGGGTCAATACGTTAAAGACGTCTCCTACTAGGATTAGAGAGCGTCTTCCTTTTTTACATGAGGATGAAGATTTTAGCGAAGCTCTCTACATCGAGATAAGAGGACCCAGTAAGTTAGAAGAAAGAGAAAGCAAGGTCATAGTAGATAAAAGAACTGCTGAAAGTGTAATGATGGGTGCAAATGTATACAGACCCGGCGTAAAGAGGGTAATTGGTAATAGTAGGTTTGTTAACGTGGTTAGTGAAAATGGTATAATTATAGCTGAGGGCGAATTAGTTAATCAAGGTAACCTAGCTGTAAAAATTACAAAAAGCATGTATTCCTCTTATCCTCTTTCAGATTTGGATGAGTTAAAAACAGGTGAAATATTACTTCAAGGAAAAGCGTCGATGTATGTTGCCTATCTGATAGATCCTAAACCAGGCGAAAAAATTATAGATATGACTGCACATCCTGGAGGTAAGTTAACTCATATTTATCAATTAGAGCCTAAGGCTAGAATCTTAGGATTTGACCATACTAAGAGAAAAGTTCAGGATCTAAGGCAATTAACGCAAAGACTAGGTATGCATATAGAGACATATCTTGCAGATTCACGTTATCTTTATGAAGATTTTAGGATAAGTGATGTTGATAAGGTTCTTATAGACCCACCATGTTCAGCCTTAGGTTTAAGACCTAAGATTTATGACAAGAAAAACAAAGAAGATTTAATAAATTTATCAAGTTATCAAAAACAATTTATAAACGCAGCGTATAAACTCCTTAAGAAGGATGGAATCTTAATCTATTCCACGTGTACGATGACTGAAATAGAGAATGAGAGAATCGTTGAAGATGAGAGATTCGAACTGGAAGAGATAATAAGGTTCTACCCTATGGTGCACGATATAACAGGGTTTTTTATAGCCAAATTAAGAAAGAGAAAATAATGCCTATTGAAGAGTATTTAGGTAAAAAACCTAAGGTATCAAATAAGGCATATATTCATCCTACAGCCTACATAATAGGAGATGTAGAAATAAAGGAACTAGCTAGTATATGGCACTATGTAGTGATAAGGGCGGATAACGATTCAATAGTAATAGGAAAGGAGACAAATATTCAAGAAAACACTACGGTGCATACAGATTATGGGTTTAAGACTATTATAGGAGATAGAGTTAGCATAGGGCATAATGCAGTAATTCATGGAGCCACAATTGCATCTAATGTAATAATTGGAATGGGTGCGATACTATTGAACGGCTCTAAGGTAGGAGAGTATTCTATTGTAGGTGCAGGTTCTGTAGTTCCTCAAAATGTTGAAATACCTCCATACAGTATCGCTGTGGGTGTTCCTGCTAAAGTTATAAGAAAAGTAGGTGAGGCGGAAAAGAAAATGATTGAGGAAAACGCAGAAGAATATTTAAAACATACAAGGAGGTTTCTTAAATTATGAATAGAGATATTAAAGCGTTTAGATGGTTTATAAGAACACAAGTACTTAAAGACCCTTTTAATCCGGCTTATGCTACGTTTAAAGTTACATCAAGATGTAACTTGCACTGTTCATTTTGTAACCCATCATATTATAATGGGGAGCTGGGGGAGAGTAGTACAGAAAAAGTTAAGAAAATGATTGATAATATGCGTGATTCTTCTATAGTTGTGCTGTCTTTTGAAGGTGGAGAACCAACAATAAGACAAGATATACTAGAGTTACTTGAATATGCTCATGATGGTTCTTTTTATGTGATGCTCACCACTAACGGATATAGACTTAATGACGAATCGTTTTTATCAAAGTTGGCTGATAGAATTGACTTCTTACATTATTCGATTGACGAGTATCATTGGAACGCAAAAGCTATTGATAATTTGCAGAGGTTCAGAGATTACGGTCTTAAGGTTAATGTTCAAACAGTGGTAACTCGATATAATTTACATAAGCTTGAAGAAAAAGTAAGAAAAGTTCACGAGTGTCAATATAAAATAGTTATCCTTCCGGCAATAGATTACCCTGGTTCCAAAGTGAAATTAGAACCAGATCCGAATGAATTGTATAAAGTACTTTCTGAATTGAAGAGAAAATACGGACCGACTATAAACAATACATGGGGATTCATAAATGCTTTAGTAGGTAAGAGTGCTCCTACGAGAGTGGTAAGTTATGCTATTACTGTGTATCCGAATGGCGAGATTCCTTACCCTGATGATATCAATGGAAAAATAGTAGGCAACCTAGTTGAAGAAAAACTCCAAGATATTCTAAAGAAGCAAATAGTGAAAGAACTACAAAAAGACATGTTAAATAATCAAGCAAAATTTGAGTATTTACATCTGCAAACGTACTCGTTCAATAGTATAAAAGACTTGGCAAGCTATGTAAATGAAATGTTGAAATGGAGATTTTTAGGTAGAGCCTAACCAAATGTATTTTTATAGGCCTTTTCCACATCCTCTATGACTAAATGAGTATAAACTTGAGTTACTCTTATGTCTTTGTGTCCTAATATTTTTTGTACTACTGGTAATGGTATACCTTTCCTTATTGCTTCTGTCGCAAATGTATGTCTTAATATATGTGGTCTTAGATCTATTCCTATTTTCTTTCCTAGTCTTCTTAGTTTTCTATATAGAGCCTGATACGTCATATTTATCAGTTTGTCTTCAGGCTCCTTTTTATTTTTCTGAATATATTTTTTTAATAATGCACCAGTGTGAGAGGTAAAGAAAACTATTCTTGATTCGCCGTTCTTTGTATTTCTTATTATAATACGTCTTCTTTCAAGGTCTATATCTTGAACTTTAATAGACAATAGTTCCTTTGCTCGGATTCCAGTGTCAATTAGCAGGTTTAATATTACCGCATCACGAAGTTTCTTTGCACTGGCTTTTAATTTCTCTAGCTCTTCGTACGTAAGTGCTCTTATTTCATTTTTCCTCGCTTTAGGTACCGTTGGCTTTACATCTTTACCTAGCCATTTGAGAAATCTAAGTACTGCAGTTAAGTAAATCTTCGCGGTAGTTAGTTTCATTCTTCTTTTTTCGTTTTCTTCTCTAACTCTCTTACTCCTAGTGCTGCTCTTAAGGATTTTTAGCAACCATGCGTTTACGTCTGAATTAGTTACTTGGCGGGGATCTTTCTTCACAAAATCTAGGAAATCCTTTATTGCGATGGAATAGAGTCGTATTGTATTTTCACTTGCGCCTGCCAGATTAAGTGTAAGAATAAATTTATTATAAGGATCGTCCGAGTTAGCGTCTCCTTCTAACTGCAACCTCATGTTTTTATTCTTTGTTGGTGTAACGCTT is from Sulfolobus acidocaldarius DSM 639 and encodes:
- the folE gene encoding GTP cyclohydrolase I FolE, whose amino-acid sequence is MEQESLNQERLVEEIAKRVKEILQLIGEDTEREGLKETPERVAKALLEMTSALRSPQPYIKVFSLAENENSSVEDQIVLVKDISFSSLCEHHLLPIIGKVHVAYVVGKSGKVAGLSKIIRLVNYYASRPQIQERLVEQIAEAIMKSDIQPKGVMVIGDALHMCTYVRGVKDREASLISLSTRGIFSTKPSLKSQVFRLINTSKKSSTFL
- a CDS encoding thioredoxin family protein, producing the protein MYIVNKMDENELNQLINDISRKLEEKAKNMIQTEDPTVQINDGNIDEIISKNNVVFVDCWAPWCGPCHLYEPVFKRVALKYKGKAVFGRLNVDDNANSADKFGVLNIPTTLIFVGGKLVDQVVGAVEEEILEEYVKKYVSN
- a CDS encoding M24 family metallopeptidase, which codes for MRLQKLDRILEERDVKNAIIIGGANIFYLTGYDYISTDFANAVALIYNDSVPILVVPVLEKNRAQSKVGDKIEVVAYSSYQVSDDVIRGSLVDIISKYIEANRRIAIDMLYSGSMFYLSLSKKISSENLVDVSKDFYIIRAKKEPEELELIKKAGDITSSAMKISSEKIHEEYVSEKQLAGLIDMTMRNEGAEEYAFSSIVAFAENSAFPHHIPTDRVIKNGENAVIDIGARYNNYCFDSTRTFVKSNNDEVKKVYEIVLQAQEEAIDAVRDGTRASEIDRIARNVIEKAGYGKYFVHSTGHGVGIEIHEYPSISLSSDAILEEDMVITVEPGIYLKGKFGIRIEDTIIVTKKKPIVLETIYKYL
- a CDS encoding DUF7343 domain-containing protein, producing MSDSKNKIINILKNYGELSQSDLVKLSQMSKSRVSEILSELEKDGIIERRRLIGKNLAIRLSSSKFLSIGIIKAAEYPFVVPFVRSLKDKGFIVDVKIYNNGLDLTRDLATGKIDMGFSPLVTQLIFQKIFNDFKIIAGGARGGGAIVGNSLDSYIGSTALSSMELWTMLFDPHLDIVEYESPEHLIMSLNTKRTNAISIWEPYPTILTRNGYKILHRFDEHNCCTLAVNSRLDSEFLLEIYYDSFQKFLSQKDRWIQDYSNLVGIEYNILKEATNNYIFDPIIDLEYIKKNLRRNNVLV
- a CDS encoding gamma carbonic anhydrase family protein encodes the protein MPIEEYLGKKPKVSNKAYIHPTAYIIGDVEIKELASIWHYVVIRADNDSIVIGKETNIQENTTVHTDYGFKTIIGDRVSIGHNAVIHGATIASNVIIGMGAILLNGSKVGEYSIVGAGSVVPQNVEIPPYSIAVGVPAKVIRKVGEAEKKMIEENAEEYLKHTRRFLKL
- a CDS encoding radical SAM/SPASM domain-containing protein; this translates as MNRDIKAFRWFIRTQVLKDPFNPAYATFKVTSRCNLHCSFCNPSYYNGELGESSTEKVKKMIDNMRDSSIVVLSFEGGEPTIRQDILELLEYAHDGSFYVMLTTNGYRLNDESFLSKLADRIDFLHYSIDEYHWNAKAIDNLQRFRDYGLKVNVQTVVTRYNLHKLEEKVRKVHECQYKIVILPAIDYPGSKVKLEPDPNELYKVLSELKRKYGPTINNTWGFINALVGKSAPTRVVSYAITVYPNGEIPYPDDINGKIVGNLVEEKLQDILKKQIVKELQKDMLNNQAKFEYLHLQTYSFNSIKDLASYVNEMLKWRFLGRA
- a CDS encoding beta-ribofuranosylaminobenzene 5'-phosphate synthase family protein, which produces MIRVIGLSRIHITLLDLEGLYGRIDGGVGVALKYPRVVMRNGDCTTVNISLPFRMPSVCIEEDYEAHVGLGHTTQFLLSAAKLAAEYNLKNVDVVDLARIVKRGGTSGVGVYAFKYGGFIVDAGHSVKVKQNIAPSDFSDAPPPPLMTRYSFPWYIYINTPSYGRRIFGVEELNAFKKEVKGTSEVIRVTFMELVPAVIDHDISSALDAIAKIQNLGFKRIEVNMQTEQVRDLMKSMYNKGFPAGISSFGPTVYTFVNTKREGEELVSYFGGLVTEPNNEGAKVIWSKD
- a CDS encoding RsmB/NOP family class I SAM-dependent RNA methyltransferase gives rise to the protein MRKVSGTKFNSLLDSLLVPNSRLYIRVNTLKTSPTRIRERLPFLHEDEDFSEALYIEIRGPSKLEERESKVIVDKRTAESVMMGANVYRPGVKRVIGNSRFVNVVSENGIIIAEGELVNQGNLAVKITKSMYSSYPLSDLDELKTGEILLQGKASMYVAYLIDPKPGEKIIDMTAHPGGKLTHIYQLEPKARILGFDHTKRKVQDLRQLTQRLGMHIETYLADSRYLYEDFRISDVDKVLIDPPCSALGLRPKIYDKKNKEDLINLSSYQKQFINAAYKLLKKDGILIYSTCTMTEIENERIVEDERFELEEIIRFYPMVHDITGFFIAKLRKRK
- a CDS encoding ATP-binding cassette domain-containing protein → MSLIEARIKKKLGNFLLNAEINEDSKIIFIHGKNGSGKTTLLKILAGLVDFDEGYIKIDGTEVSKLPPWKRDLVLVTPDSYIPNLSVMKHLYYGLRKSRNKNEKILDESMELIKDVDENKKLRDLSLGMREKVSLVTALLSSPKYILIDEAFSNINNKDLFIQNYISLSKKHDIRIIFVSQDLDDSKYSECMYIMENGILKRVS
- the glnA gene encoding type I glutamate--ammonia ligase, which encodes MPGLPKNEHEALEFLKSNNIKWVDLQFTDLLGKLQHITIPSNEFDESSFKVGFGKLDGSSIKGFTSIYESDMVLLPIPQTMTLIPWMQGVARVLTKVFWGGGKGRFERDPRGIAEEAEKYQSEQGYVSYFGPELEFFVFDKVEVDASLPQSGTGYKIHSREAPWSKNGGYVIRYKEGYYPASPVDQLMDIRLEIISTLVDYFGFTIEAAHHEVATAGQGEIDFRFSTLADTADKVQVLKYVTKNIASKRGMIATFMPKPFFGDNGSGMHTHFSLWTKDGKNLMYDPNDEYAELSQIGRYIIGGLLEHGRALSAIVAPTTNSYRRLVPGYEAPVYLVWSKSNRSAAIRIPAYYKGMEKAKRLEYRPPDPSSNPYLVFSAILMAGLDGIRRKLDPGDPVDENIYHMSEEKKRSLKIRELPGSLDEALNELESDNEFLKPVFNSSILQAYLDLKKEEAKMMQLYPHPMEIYQYLDS
- the xerA gene encoding site-specific tyrosine recombinase/integron integrase: MRLQLEGDANSDDPYNKFILTLNLAGASENTIRLYSIAIKDFLDFVKKDPRQVTNSDVNAWLLKILKSSTRSKRVREENEKRRMKLTTAKIYLTAVLRFLKWLGKDVKPTVPKARKNEIRALTYEELEKLKASAKKLRDAVILNLLIDTGIRAKELLSIKVQDIDLERRRIIIRNTKNGESRIVFFTSHTGALLKKYIQKNKKEPEDKLINMTYQALYRKLRRLGKKIGIDLRPHILRHTFATEAIRKGIPLPVVQKILGHKDIRVTQVYTHLVIEDVEKAYKNTFG